A window of Panicum virgatum strain AP13 chromosome 8K, P.virgatum_v5, whole genome shotgun sequence contains these coding sequences:
- the LOC120645900 gene encoding uncharacterized protein LOC120645900, translating into MASSSSLPATLRMLRAAWRGAQEAVSFSSTRLRQHTGTHLHRIDRYSAVDAAALAGQRIETALFRVGGHEWRLHFYPRGVLAASDDDAGRVSVDLILWSRRDPWWSLIPATPSDVTAAYRVSIALDGDGGNRAFCTAVGPHRFRGSLCSSGAMDVATVEELRAALRRGEGAGDGIVVRCDVTVTSLEKESRIMWCIRQLVSKINLDSIR; encoded by the coding sequence atggcgtcgtcgtcgtcgttgccgGCGACGCTGCGGATGCTCCGCGCCGCGTGGCGGGGCGCCCAGGAGGCGGTCTCCTTCTCCTCCACCCGCCTGCGGCAGCACACTGGCACGCACCTGCACCGGATCGACCGCTACTCCGCGgtcgacgcggcggcgctcgccgggcAGCGCATCGAGACGGCACTGTTCCGCGTCGGCGGCCACGAGTGGCGGCTCCACTTCTACCCCAGGGGCGTCCTCGCTGCTtccgacgacgacgccggccgCGTCTCCGTCGACCTTATTCTCTGGTCCCGCCGCGACCCCTGGTGGAGTCTGATCCCCGCCACGCCGTCGGACGTGACCGCCGCGTACAGGGTGAGCATCGccctcgacggcgacggcgggaacCGGGCGTTCTGCACGGCCGTGGGGCCGCACCGCTTCCGCGGCAGCTTGTGCAGCTCCGGCGCCATGGACGTGGCCACGGTGGAGGAGCTgagggcggcgctgcggcgcggggagggcgccggcgacgggATCGTCGTCCGGTGCGACGTCACCGTGACGAGCCTCGAGAAGGAGTCCCGGATCATGTGGTGCATTCGTCAGCTAGTTAGCAAAATAAATTTGGATTCAATTCGATGA
- the LOC120646388 gene encoding kafirin PSKR2-like codes for MATKILALFAVLALSVSAAKAVFIPQWSLASTAATIPQYIPSVTATGFENPIAQSYRLQQAFASSIISSALWQQQSSAHLAVQSIVAQQQLQQLSPAFNQLAITNPAANSQQQQLFQALNQLAVANTAAYSQQQVSSFNQLVVANPAAILQQQLQTLNPLTAVNPTAFLQQQQQQQQLQQLNQLVVALLQQQQLLQLNQLAATNPATYWQQPIVANSIF; via the coding sequence ATGGCCACCAAGATACTTGCCCTCTTTGCAGTCCTTGCTCTTTCAGTGAGTGCAGCCAAAGCGGTCTTTATCCCACAATGGTCACTAGCTTCTACCGCTGCAACTATTCCACAGTACATCCCATCAGTAACAGCTACGGGGTTTGAAAATCCAATTGCGCAATCCTACAGGCTACAGCAAGCGTTCGCATCAAGCATCATATCATCAGCCTTATGGCAGCAGCAATCCTCAGCCCATTTGGCAGTACAAAGCATTGTGGCACAGCAACAACTGCAACAGCTTTCACCAGCATTTAATCAACTAGCCATCACAAATCCCGCTGCCAACTCGCAACAACAGCAGCTTTTCCAAGCACTCAACCAACTGGCTGTTGCTAACACTGCTGCCTACTCGCAGCAACAGGTGTCTTCATTCAACCAACTAGTTGTTGCAAACCCTGCCGCCATTTTGCAGCAGCAATTGCAAACGTTGAACCCACTGACTGCAGTAAATCCCACCGCCTTcttgcaacaacaacaacaacaacaacagctgCAGCAATTGAACCAACTAGTTGTGGCCTTGTTGCAACAACAGCAACTGCTGCAATTGAACCAACTGGCTGCGACAAACCCTGCCACATACTGGCAGCAACCCATCGTTGCCAATTCTATTTTCTAG